The DNA sequence TCCTATAGAAAGAGCCAGAAACAAGCTCTCTGATCCAGTAAGGTTAAATTGTGGCCCTATTGCAGGCATTGCAAAACCAATATCCGAAATATCGAAAAAAGTGAAAAAATATCCAACGCCTATGATGGCAAGAAATGACGCTGGAAGCGGCCACTTTTTGAATCTTTGCATTCTGGCAATTACCAGGCGAACACGATTCTCTGCAGAGCTGTTTTCCATAAAAAATACAACAGTTGATTTTATTTAAATCTTATTGCAGTGGCAGGTTTCTAGAGAAATTAGCCGGTGCCTGCAATATGCAATAGCTTTTTTATTTTCTATTAGAAGCAAACAGTAGGGGTATTCTCGAGACCAGGGAATTTGTTGTTGCACTGTGCTCGCCATTTTGGTAAAGGGCTCTCACGGACGGTGCATAACGGCAGATATACGGAACAACAGGCCGTGGCAAGCGATGAAATCAATTGCCGAAAGCTTCACTAAGATGCGGACATTGCCAGATTTTAGGATGTCTCAAATCAGGCTACGGCAATCATCTTCTTGCTTTCGCTTTTGAATATCTCGTCAAAATTTATTTTTGCCATTGACGGGTCCTTGCTTATCAGGGCGACCCTGCTGTCTCTCCGATCCGCTGTGAACTGATATCCAGTCTTTCCTGCAAGTGCATTTGAAAATTCAAGGATGGAATCGTGGGACGGCATGTTATCAATAGTCAGCTTGGTTATGGATTGGCCTACGTGGACATAGCCCTTGCACTCTATGAAGTCAGGATCGGCCTTTGAATCAAGCGCAGCATACTCGTCAATGTAAGGCATGTTAACGTCCTTTACCAGTGTGTGCCTGATCACCTTTCTTGTGTTGAGCGATGGCAGCAGTTCAAGAGTCCGGTTGAAATTTTCCCATGCATTCCCCAAGGCTGGGTTCAGCACATCGTTGAAAATCTGTTTTGTCGGCCCAGCGACAGTCACGTACAACTGTGTTGGCAGAGGATCAAGCTTTTCCAGTACCATGGGCAGTGTTCCATTGGTAACAAGAAAAGTTGTCATTCCACGCTTTTTTGCCAGGGCTATGAATTCCCCAAGCCTTGAATAAAGTGTGGGCTCACCGGTAAGCGAGATGGCTATATGTTTCGGGTTTTCGGCTTCCTCCCATCTTTCCTTGGTTACTTTGGAATTTCCCTTGAATCCGGATATCAACTTCCTGTGCGCCTTGATACTTTCCTCAAGGATCAGTTCCGGATCATCCTCATCAGAAATGTGCATGCTGTCGAACCCCTGGAACCTCCAACAGAAAGTGCAGTTTTCAGTACACGAATTCAATGCAGGGGTCATCTGGATGCACTGGTGTGATCTTATCCCATAAAAAGTTCCCTTGTAACAGCCCTCTTCACCGGACAGTTCTTTCTTTGTCCAGTGGCATACCTTGACGGCTGAATGTTTTCCAACCAGTCCGTAATGTTGCTTCTTGTATACGCTGGCGTACTTGTTTTCCACACCCCAATAAAGGCAGGCAATATTTAACCGTTTTTAACTTTCATTCACTTCATTTTACGCGGTTTTTTTGCAAAGGGTCACGGTATCTCAGATCCTTCTGGCAACGCTTGCAGCGACTATTATGGGATCCCACACAGGGTCGAATGGCGGTGAATATCCGATATCATCGAAGAATAACTCATCCAGGGTGAATTTTGCCTGTATTGCGGTTGCAAGGACATTGAGCCTCCAGGCGCCAGCATCCTTCGATATGACCTGCGATCCTAGCAAACGACTTGAGTTTTTGTCATAAATTATCTTTATCCAAACCTCGCTGCCACCTGGGTAGTATTTTGCCCTGCTACCTGCCTTTATGTAAGTCGATGCCCACTGAAATCCATTTTTCTCGGCCTCCTTCTCATTAAGACCGGTAAAGCCCACCTCATAATCCAGTATTTTCACGAGTGTGGTGCCCAGTGAACCCGGAAAGACGGTCATCGCGCCTCCGACACTTGACCCTACGGCTCTCCCCATCTTGTTGGATACCTGTGCCAGGGGAAACCATCCCGGTTTTCCTGTGACAAGGTTGTTGGATTCGGCTACGTCTCCTGCAGCGTATATGTCAGGGTCTGAGGTTCTAAGGTATTTGTCGGTCCTGATCAGTCCTTTCCCTGATACCTCTATCCCGGCTGAAACTGCAATCTCGCTGTTTGGAACTATTCCGGTAGCAAAGATCACAAGGTCAGTCTGGTGTGTCCCTAACAGGGTGGTTACGGTGAATCCATTACCGGCCTTTTCAATGGTCACTATGCCTGAGTTCAACTCAATGTTGAAATCACCCTTAATGGCGCTATAAAAGTCCCCCCCGATATCACGATCAAGAACCTGCATCGGCCGGTCGTGCTTGGAAATCACCCTCACCGCCACGCCTCTTTTCTGGATAGAATCTGCTATTTCCATTCCCAGGATACTGTCTCCTACTATGGTGACGCTCCTTGCCTCTGCGATCCTCTTCCCGATCTCGATACCGCTGTCAAGGGTTCTTATTCCCATCGCACCCGACTTCGCAAAGTTCTCTGGTATGTTCGGCCTAGCACCCGTTGCGATGAGCAACCTGTCATATTCCATGGCCGTGCCGTCTGAAAGAATGACCTTTTTTGCTTGGCGATCTATTCTGGTAACGGATTTTCCTGTTATGATGTTTATTCCCCTTTTCTCTGTGAACTCGGAGAGGGGGTAGTGGATCAGTTCGTTGCTGTCCTTCACCAGCCCCTCGATGTAATATGGAATGCCGCACTCTGCGTATGAGACAAACGAACCGCTCTCTATAACGGTTGCAGAAATGCTCTTGTCCAGCCTTTTTGCCTTTGATACCGCCGACATCCCGGCGGCCCCGCCGCCTATGACAATAAACTTCATGCATCATTATGACTGGAATAATAATTAATCTTGTTAAAAGTAGAAAAAAAGATGGATATGTACAGTTTGTAAAAAAAAGTGGTTGGAGGTTTAGTCTTCGCCGGCTCCGCCGCCAGGTGGCATAGGAGGAGCAGATCCGCCCTTTGATTTGGTGGCTATGACATCATCAATCCTTAGTATCATTACGCTGGCCTCGGTAGCAGACTCGATTGCCTGTTTCCCGACCCTTATGGGCTCAATGACTCCTGCCTTCTCCATATCTTCAACCTCACCGGTAAAGATGTTTATACCGAACGTCTTCTTTCCCTCGGCATGCTTGCTCCTGATCTTTATGAGTATGTCTATCGGATCAAGGCCCGCGTTCTCTGAGAGTGCTCTGGGAATTTCCTCAAGTGCATTTGCGAATTTCTCTATTGCCAGTTGCTGTCTTCCGCCAACCTTGGATGCGTATTCTCTGAGCTTGTACGATATCTCGGCTGCAGATGATCCGCCGCCGGTGACATATGCTCCGTCCTCCACGGCCACTGCAACTACGTGCAGTGAGTCTGTCAGCGATCTCTCTATCTCATCCACAACATGGTCTGTACCGCCCCTGACAAGTATGCTTACTGCCTTGGGGTTGCTGCATCCGGTCACGAATGTGAGGTAGTCATCTCCTATCTTCCTCTGTTCCACAAGATCTGCCTTTCCCAGATCTGATGCATTGAGTTCGTCTATTGAGGAAGCTATTGAAGCTCCTGTGGCCTTTGCCAGTTTTTCAACATCGCTTTTCTTGACTCTCCTAACCGCATAAATTCCTTCCTTTGAAAGGTAATGCTGTGCAAGGTCATCAATTCCCTTCTGGGTAATCAGGACGTTTGCGCCAGTCGCCTTTACCTTCTGTACCATTTCTTTCAGGAGGTCTTCTTCCTGGGACAGGAACTTCTGTATCATGGACGGGTCGTCTATCCTGATGTTTGTGTCAAACTCAGGCTTCTTTATTTCCAGCGCTGCATTCATAAGTGCAATTTTTGCGTTCTTTACGAAGTCAGGCATTCCCGGATGGACTTTTTCCTTGTCCACTATGATTCCGTCAATGAGTTCAGTGGCGTCTATGTCCTCTCCCTGCTTCTTTACCATCTGTATATTATCAAAATCTACGGTTGTCTTGCCATTCTGGGTTTCGGCAACTTTATGGACTGCCTCGTAAGATATTTCGTCCAGGATCTCCTTGCTTCCTGATGCGCTCTTGCTGCTGAGAGATGTACTTGCCATCTTCATGAGCAGTTTCTTGTCATCCGGCTTCACCGGTTTTGAAGCTGCCTGCAGAATTTTCTGTGCTTCAGCAGCTGCCATCCTGTAACCTTCTGCTATGACAGTTGGATGGACGTTCTGGGCGATCAGCGCCTCTGCCTCTTCCAGAAGAGCTCCTGCAATGATAACAGCAGTTGTTGTGCCGTCACCGACATAGCTGTCCTGTGTCTTTGAAACTTCGACCATCATCTTGGCTGCCGGATGCTCAACATCCATCTCCTTGAGAATCGTCACGCCATCGTTAGTGATAACAATATCCCCAAGAGAATCAACAAGCATCTTGTCCATTCCCCTTGGCCCAAGTGTGGTTCTCACTGAGCGAGCAATACTCTTCGCAGCTTCAATGTTATTTTGCATGGCATCCTTACCGGATTCCCTCTTTGTACCTTCTCTTAATATAAATATTGGTTGTCCGCCTATCATTCTAATCCCAAATAAGTAAAAATAAACTTCTATATAAGCATTTCTAATTAATGCTAAAACACTCTCGACATCGTGAAACAGCGTTCAAACATTTTATTTTCAAGTACGAATATAGGGTCGACCGCTTTGGTCCATGGTTAGAGCATGGCACTGGAACCTATTTCTTTCGAGCAATACAGATTAACCATATCACTAAACCAGTTAGATCCTGAACTCCTCTTATTTAGGTACATGTAACTGACTGGAGAGCTTCCAGGATTTCACCCTGCTTTCTGGTTCTCTCCCTTTCGATCATTTTCCCGTCAATCTCCATCATCTGCAGCTTCTCCAGTTCAAGGAATACCCTGTCCATGGAATATTTCCTGTTGAGCCCTGATTCACCCAGCATTCTCCTCATGGACAGCCTCACGATGAGTGAGAGGAAAAGGATGAACACAAGGCCCCTTATGGTGGAAGGTTTCCTCTCCCTGAGAGGAAATATGTCCAGATCTGATTTCAGGATCTCAAAGGCTTTCTCCACACGATCCTTGTCCCGATAGAGATCAAGGCACTCAATTGGACCGTATTTCCCCCTGTAGACCAGCATGAAACGGCCCATGCGGTTCTCCCTCTGTGATATGGCATTGTTCCTTGCCTGTGCATGGTACTTCCCGTCCTTCACCGTGGTTCTTATGTATCTGTAATATTCTCCCGCCATGGACCGGACCTGTGCGATCTGGGCAGGTTTCTTCTCCTTCGGCTTCGTTTTCTCAATGGTATCCATGACCTCCCTGATGTGTCTGTGGAAATTGGTTCTTTCCCGTGCTTCCAGATCAAGGTCATGGTAGAGGTACCCCTCCAGGCCAAGACCGTCAATGGTAAAATCCACATGCATCGCGAATATGGGCCTGCCGCTGTAGAGGATTGTGTTATCTGCGGAATCCAGCCTCCTCATGCCGGCGGAGAATACATGCTTTACCTCCTTTCTTGAGTACGTTGCAGAGATTATGTATTCATGTTCGTGGAGTACCTTAAGATTGTCAAGGGAGAAGAAGCCGCGGTCAAGGATGATCACAACTCCGGTGACGAGATTCCTGATCCTTTCCACTGTTACCCTTAGGGTGGAAACATCCACAATACTCCCCGGGTATATCTCGAACAGTATGGGCAGGGATCTTCTCCTCTCCATTACAAGGGATAGATTGATCTGGGGAAGATCGCCATGATCCTTTGCATGACCATACTCGAACATGCTGTTTCCGGAATACGATGCAATGGTCGTTATATCGTACAGGAGAGAGGATTCCGCCTTCATGCGTGATGAGAAGGCGGAGAAGAACCTGTCCGGTATATTGCTGTTACCTATGTCCTCCAGCAGGCGGGATATGCGCTGCGAAGATGGATCACATGGGTATTCCCTGGCCAGGTAGGTTCCCTCATACCATGTGTGCACTAAATCCATGGGGAGTGACCTTATTGCCCGGGCAGCGGCAAGTACCAGGATAGTGTTCCTGTCCTCCTTCCCGAACATTGAATCAAGGATCTTCTCAATGCCCATCTCCCTGATGATTCGCAGCACGGGTATGAAGGGGCCGTAGACGAAGATGTTCCTGGGCAGGTGCATCCGGGCCTTTTCAATGCCCTTTTCCTTCTGCACGCCAAGGTACCTGCTGTGATACCTGATCTTCTTTTTCTCCCTGTCCCAGTATGGCGTCATCTCGTAGAAATATTCCCTGCCATTGATCGTCTTCTTTCTTGTGTAACTGTTCAATATATACCTAAATAGGTATATATTATTTACATGTTTCGGTTCAGAAGAGTGAGCATTACCAGTGGTTTCACAAAGATTCCTGATGGATCATGTACCTAAAAAAGGGGGGTTCAGGTTAGATCCTATCTTCGCTCCTTTGTATCACTACAATTCGATTGAAAGCTTTCCGAGCAATGTTTTCTGCTCTTTTGTGAGTTCCACAGGCGCATGTGACACATTGTTGTATACAACTTCCTTTATACCTGAAAGGATTCTCTCAGTCTCTTCGTATGAAAGATCGCACCTGTGTGCGATCACATTCCTCATGGAATATCCTAGGATGGAGAGGAATATCCCTGCCATTGCCCCTGATGATCTTTCTGGTGTAGGTCAATGTAATGATAATATTACTACATAGTAGAAGATCTTTTATTACCAGAACCGGTCAAATAGCTGACAATCAGAAAGCTGTAGTAATGCAATGGTGCAAAGTTAGGTTATCAGGCTAGATACGGAACTTCTCCTGAAACGAAGGCAAAATTAAATAGGAGACGTCCATCTTAGTTTTACATGCCGAGTAAACAATATTGGAAATCCAAATTTGATAAATGGTATTCTAAAAATGAAATGGTTTTTTCTGGAATTGACCAAATATGGTCAGATCAAAGCCTTAAATTTAAGGAATTTTGGTCCACTAAAATTCTCAATCCCGAAAACGAAGTGACTCAAGCAGATTTGGAAGATGTTATCAGAATACTCGATACAAAAGGGCGAGGCAACATTGACGCAGAATTAAAGGCTGTAGCCTCTCTATATCTAAGGCAAAATATGCAAGAAGAACTAATACGAAACATAAAAAATACTCCAAAAAAGATCGAATTGCTAGATCAATTTTTCAAGTCAGCATCCGATGAAGAAAGAATAAACGCGATCAACGAATTGCAGAATTTTGAAAGCAGTAACAGAGTAGCGAAACTTACTACCGTGTATGGGGTATTCCTGAATGCCATCGCTTACGCCTATGATCCTGCGGAACACGTTAATATTGTTTCTATCGACAAAGAGAAAAGAGCAATAGATAAATTTGAAATTCCTATTGATTTCAATCCAGATAGAGTTAGCTACGGAGAACTTCTTGTTAAAGCCAATCGCGTAATTCTGGACTTCTTTCGAAAAATGGGGGTAAATGCTCACACATACGTCATAGGAGCATTTGTTTGGGCTGTTCTGAACAGTGAAAGCGAACCTGGTAATGAAATAGTTGGCGTTTTCAATTTTGAAAGGTATTTGGGTGAATTCCTTTTCAAGAACTGGGACCAGATACCAGAATTTAGAAAGCACAAAATATTGACCGAGGATGGTGAATCCACGGGAATCGAGTACAACGCTGGCTCGGGTCGCATAGATATTCTAGCAATTGAAGAAGGCAGCGGAGATTATTTAGTAATCGAATTAAAAAGGAATCAAACCAGTGATGCTGTTGCAGGTCAAATTCTAAGATATGTCAATTGGGTAAAGAATAACATGGCAGGGAACAAGAAAGTAAAAGGGTTAGTAATAGCAGGGGACATTGATGAGCGTTTAAGGCTATCTTTGGCAGATCGCAAAGACATTAAACTCATGACCTATGAAATTGACTTCAAACTACATAATGTGAATTCATAGGCAGTTACACCAGAGTCACTGCATAATTAGACAAAGTTTTCCTAACAATTACTCGTTGTAAATATACAATGATTATCTTTACTGGACATTATTAATTATATCTAGTCAAGCAGTATTTCCGAACTGAGTTAAGCTTTTAGCTTGCTCTCACTATTCTTGCGTGTGAGTGATTGGGGCATTGATCTCAGCATCCGCAGACCCAGACTGTCCTATGAATGCACTGTCTCCTTCTCTCCTCCCGTTCTACCAAGATGATGGACATGCTGCTCAACTCCATCAGGAACTTCTTGAAACTCTCCTCCTCCCCGAAGAAGAGATACCATATTGCCTCGATGACTATCTCATAACCTGTGTGAAATGTTACGGAACAATGACTATTATTAACGGGAAAGAATAATTATCTTCGGAGATGCTGAGAATCCCAGTAAAGATTTATCCTAACTGGCGATTAACCAACTATGTTCAGGTTTGAAACAGTGAATATTGGCGAGAAGGAATTTGAGTTTTTTTCATACACGACCGGAAATGCGCCCCTCCTTATACTCAAGGGAAAAAAGGGCTATGTTATGTGCGGCTACCTTAACCTGGAAGCTGCAGAAAAGCTTGGTGACACTGCAGTAAGGGCATCAGGCGTCAAGGATCTCGAGACACTTCTCAATGCATCTGTCGCTGGCGCAACCGGAAAGGCAAAACTTCTCGGAATCAAGGAAGGCCAGAAGATATCTGAGATCATATCAAAGCTGTAAATTGGTGCAGGCACTTGGCAAGAACCGGAAATGCGGCAGTTTCACTTATCACCGACGGAGAATCCATACTTTTTATTAAGCGAAATGAAAGAAAGGATGATCCATGGTCTGGCAACATCGCACTGCCTGGAGGATTCATCAAGATTGGTGAAAGCCCGGAGGAGGCAGCTATACGTGAGACATTTGAAGAGACTTCAATAAGCCTTACCGCAGATCAAATAATCGGTCGCATGGAACCCATGAGCACTGTGAGCATTCCGGGGGTGCATGTATACCCTTTCATATTCTCACTGGACCATTTCACTTCCTACATGGCAGGAGACGAGGTTGCCGAGATCCAGGTGATAAGGATATCTGACCTGAAATACTCAGAATCTCCGGAAAATTACGGTGGATCCTACCAATACAATGGATGGGTGATCTGGGGACTCACCTTCAGGATTCTCAGGAAATACTTCAATTCAAGCTGATTCACGATCTGCTCACTATTCTTGTCCCTCTCTCATCGAATGATACTCTCACCACAAAGCGGGACATCCTTACCATTGCATCCTGTAGTTCCTTCAACCTCCCCTCACCTGCAATAACAAGCACGAATCCCTGGGATCCGCCACCCAGGAGCCTGGCAGCCAGTGCGCCAGAGGACCGTGCCTTTCCAATTATGCCGTCAATTTTCTCATTTGTAACATTCTTGCCCAATGTTTTCTTTATTTCCCAGCCTTTGTTTATGAGAGAAGTTAGCTTATGAAAATCCTGGCTTCTTACAGCATCCCTCATCTCGAACGCGGTGGATTTCATGTCAAGGAGCCTGGAAATTGTAGCTTTCTCTCCTGCGCGGGACTTCTCTACCTGCTCTGCAAGGGCAATGGAACTCTCCCTTGTCCTCCCCGTATAGATCAGCAAAATGCTTTTCTCAAGCATTTTGAGGAACGATGATTCGTTGTCAAATTTTTCAATCTTTACCTGGTTTCCCATGAATTCTATGAACTTGAAGCCGCCGATGGAAATTGCATAGGGATCCTGCCTGCCAAGTGTGACCTTAAGGACGTCTCTCTCCGTCACGAAGGACTCATCGGCAAGTTCCAGCGGTGTACAGCTTCTGCCGTTGAGGTTATTTATAAGGTTCATGACGGAAGTTGTCAGTGCGCTGGATGATCCAAGTCCAGAGCCCGGCGGTACATCGCTGTTCATTAGAACCCTGCCTGAAGTGATGTTTCTGGTCCCGAACAGATCCATTATCATCTCTGAGACGTTTCTGGCAGGCTTGTTCTCGTGACTTATGAGGTAGCTTTTAACAAAATCCCTTGAAGATATCTCCAGGGGAAATTCATCTGCAATGTATTTTACCCTTACTCCCCTGTCGATTGTGGTGTTCAACACAGCTGACCCGTATTCATCTATGAAGGGGCTGATATCCGTCCCGCCTCCTCCGAAGCTAATGCGGAGTGGGCTGTAGGAAACCAGTTTGGAAGGCCTTTTGAACATACTGACCTATGGTTAAGCTGCAGGGGCATAAAAATATTACAGAAACCAAGATCATAACTGAAGACGTACATTACCGGTTCAAACTATTCATTACGGTCATTTTGCAGAGACTTCTCTAATCCAGTTCGGCTGGAAAATAACTAATTTATACGGATTGCATATAGAGTGAACATGGAGAATAATGGAAGTTACTGGCATAGCATACCCGTCGGACCGGATCCTCCGGAAACCTTCTATACAGTCGTCGAGACACCGAAGGGAAGCAAGAACAAGTACGAGATAGCAAAGGAATTCCCGGGAATGCGCCTTGACAGGGTCCTTCATTCATCAGTCGTATACCCTGCTGACTATGGGCTCATACCAAGGACACTCTATTATGACAACGATCCAATGGATGTCCTTCTGCTTATTTCCCAGCCGACCTTCCCTGGGGCTATCGTCGTTTCCAGGCCCATAGCAATAATGCACATGCTTGACAAGGGTGAGGTTGACAACAAGATACTGGCTGTTGCAGTAGATGATCCTTTCTACAGGGACGTGAAGACAATAGGAGATCTTCCGAAGCACCTGCCGGAAGAGATTGTGGAATTTTTCACCACTTACAAGAGGCTGGAAGGCAAGAAAACTGAAGTAAATGGCTGGGGAGACAAGGCAGAAGCTGTCAAGGAACTACTTGAATCCGTTGACATGTATAACAGGAAATTCAATAAAAAGTAAAAAAAAATCCAATTTTGTAAACTAAATCTATTTATTCACATCATTCCATTACTCAGGCATGGAAGACCTTCAAAAGGAAGCCCTAAGTCGAATAAAAGCCGACGAAATCAGGTTCTTGCAGATGCAGTTCACCGATATACTTGGTGTTGTAAAGACATTAACGGTACCCATGAACAGGTTTGAGAACGCTCTGAGCGAGGGCGTAGTTTTTGACGGTAGCTCTGTTGCTGGATATGCTCAAATAGAGGAATCAGACATGAGAGCTGTCCCGGATATTTCCACATATTCTCTGCTTCCAGAGACCGCAGACAACATGAAATCGGCAAGGTTTATATGTCAAATCTACACACCAAAGGGTGAAAGGTTCCCGGGGGACCCGAGATACGTCCTGGAAAAGCTGGTAGAAAAAGTCCAGAAGAAGCACATGGATTTCTACGTTGGCCCGGAATTTGAGTTCTTCATTTTCAAGAGGGACCAGAATGGCAACCCAACAAACAACCCAAGTGATTATGGCGGATATTTTGACAGCACCCCAATGGATCCAGCCAGCGAGATCAGGCAGGAAATCCTTTCCACGCTGTACGCAATGGGTTACAGGCCGGAAGCAGCACATCATGAGGTTGCATACGGGCAGCAGGAAATTGATTTGAGATACGATAAGGCACTTATAATGGCTGACAGGGTCGCCATGCTCAAGAATATTATCAAGAACGCGGCAAACAGGCGCGGTCTTTATGCAACATTTATGCCAAAGCCGATAAACGGCGTCAATGGCTCAGGTATGCATGTCCACCAGAGCATAATGGCCAGCGACGAATCAGAGAACCTCTTTTACGAGAAGGGCGTGAAATATGAGATCAGTGATCTTG is a window from the Thermoplasmatales archaeon genome containing:
- the taw1_1 gene encoding tRNA wyosine derivatives biosynthesis protein Taw1: MENKYASVYKKQHYGLVGKHSAVKVCHWTKKELSGEEGCYKGTFYGIRSHQCIQMTPALNSCTENCTFCWRFQGFDSMHISDEDDPELILEESIKAHRKLISGFKGNSKVTKERWEEAENPKHIAISLTGEPTLYSRLGEFIALAKKRGMTTFLVTNGTLPMVLEKLDPLPTQLYVTVAGPTKQIFNDVLNPALGNAWENFNRTLELLPSLNTRKVIRHTLVKDVNMPYIDEYAALDSKADPDFIECKGYVHVGQSITKLTIDNMPSHDSILEFSNALAGKTGYQFTADRRDSRVALISKDPSMAKINFDEIFKSESKKMIAVA
- the glnA gene encoding Glutamine synthetase, whose product is MEDLQKEALSRIKADEIRFLQMQFTDILGVVKTLTVPMNRFENALSEGVVFDGSSVAGYAQIEESDMRAVPDISTYSLLPETADNMKSARFICQIYTPKGERFPGDPRYVLEKLVEKVQKKHMDFYVGPEFEFFIFKRDQNGNPTNNPSDYGGYFDSTPMDPASEIRQEILSTLYAMGYRPEAAHHEVAYGQQEIDLRYDKALIMADRVAMLKNIIKNAANRRGLYATFMPKPINGVNGSGMHVHQSIMASDESENLFYEKGVKYEISDLGMHYLGGLLRNIQGASAVMASWVNSYKRLIPGYEAPVYISWANKNRTALVRVPAGEGMRKRMELRCPDSAGNPYLQFAAMLAMGLDGIDHKIVPPDPVEKDIFHMSPEERQQEGIASMPESLGEALHHFRNSRIMKETFGDHIYENFITVKQREWDSYRSFVTEWELKRYLPML
- the thsB gene encoding Thermosome subunit 2, with protein sequence MIGGQPIFILREGTKRESGKDAMQNNIEAAKSIARSVRTTLGPRGMDKMLVDSLGDIVITNDGVTILKEMDVEHPAAKMMVEVSKTQDSYVGDGTTTAVIIAGALLEEAEALIAQNVHPTVIAEGYRMAAAEAQKILQAASKPVKPDDKKLLMKMASTSLSSKSASGSKEILDEISYEAVHKVAETQNGKTTVDFDNIQMVKKQGEDIDATELIDGIIVDKEKVHPGMPDFVKNAKIALMNAALEIKKPEFDTNIRIDDPSMIQKFLSQEEDLLKEMVQKVKATGANVLITQKGIDDLAQHYLSKEGIYAVRRVKKSDVEKLAKATGASIASSIDELNASDLGKADLVEQRKIGDDYLTFVTGCSNPKAVSILVRGGTDHVVDEIERSLTDSLHVVAVAVEDGAYVTGGGSSAAEISYKLREYASKVGGRQQLAIEKFANALEEIPRALSENAGLDPIDILIKIRSKHAEGKKTFGINIFTGEVEDMEKAGVIEPIRVGKQAIESATEASVMILRIDDVIATKSKGGSAPPMPPGGGAGED
- the galK_2 gene encoding Galactokinase, producing the protein MFKRPSKLVSYSPLRISFGGGGTDISPFIDEYGSAVLNTTIDRGVRVKYIADEFPLEISSRDFVKSYLISHENKPARNVSEMIMDLFGTRNITSGRVLMNSDVPPGSGLGSSSALTTSVMNLINNLNGRSCTPLELADESFVTERDVLKVTLGRQDPYAISIGGFKFIEFMGNQVKIEKFDNESSFLKMLEKSILLIYTGRTRESSIALAEQVEKSRAGEKATISRLLDMKSTAFEMRDAVRSQDFHKLTSLINKGWEIKKTLGKNVTNEKIDGIIGKARSSGALAARLLGGGSQGFVLVIAGEGRLKELQDAMVRMSRFVVRVSFDERGTRIVSRS
- the ppa_1 gene encoding Inorganic pyrophosphatase, with the translated sequence MENNGSYWHSIPVGPDPPETFYTVVETPKGSKNKYEIAKEFPGMRLDRVLHSSVVYPADYGLIPRTLYYDNDPMDVLLLISQPTFPGAIVVSRPIAIMHMLDKGEVDNKILAVAVDDPFYRDVKTIGDLPKHLPEEIVEFFTTYKRLEGKKTEVNGWGDKAEAVKELLESVDMYNRKFNKK
- a CDS encoding hypothetical protein (putative conserved protein), with amino-acid sequence MFRFETVNIGEKEFEFFSYTTGNAPLLILKGKKGYVMCGYLNLEAAEKLGDTAVRASGVKDLETLLNASVAGATGKAKLLGIKEGQKISEIISKL
- a CDS encoding Transposase, translating into MNSYTRKKTINGREYFYEMTPYWDREKKKIRYHSRYLGVQKEKGIEKARMHLPRNIFVYGPFIPVLRIIREMGIEKILDSMFGKEDRNTILVLAAARAIRSLPMDLVHTWYEGTYLAREYPCDPSSQRISRLLEDIGNSNIPDRFFSAFSSRMKAESSLLYDITTIASYSGNSMFEYGHAKDHGDLPQINLSLVMERRRSLPILFEIYPGSIVDVSTLRVTVERIRNLVTGVVIILDRGFFSLDNLKVLHEHEYIISATYSRKEVKHVFSAGMRRLDSADNTILYSGRPIFAMHVDFTIDGLGLEGYLYHDLDLEARERTNFHRHIREVMDTIEKTKPKEKKPAQIAQVRSMAGEYYRYIRTTVKDGKYHAQARNNAISQRENRMGRFMLVYRGKYGPIECLDLYRDKDRVEKAFEILKSDLDIFPLRERKPSTIRGLVFILFLSLIVRLSMRRMLGESGLNRKYSMDRVFLELEKLQMMEIDGKMIERERTRKQGEILEALQSVTCT
- the nudF_1 gene encoding ADP-ribose pyrophosphatase, which codes for MARTGNAAVSLITDGESILFIKRNERKDDPWSGNIALPGGFIKIGESPEEAAIRETFEETSISLTADQIIGRMEPMSTVSIPGVHVYPFIFSLDHFTSYMAGDEVAEIQVIRISDLKYSESPENYGGSYQYNGWVIWGLTFRILRKYFNSS
- a CDS encoding Coenzyme A disulfide reductase, translated to MKFIVIGGGAAGMSAVSKAKRLDKSISATVIESGSFVSYAECGIPYYIEGLVKDSNELIHYPLSEFTEKRGINIITGKSVTRIDRQAKKVILSDGTAMEYDRLLIATGARPNIPENFAKSGAMGIRTLDSGIEIGKRIAEARSVTIVGDSILGMEIADSIQKRGVAVRVISKHDRPMQVLDRDIGGDFYSAIKGDFNIELNSGIVTIEKAGNGFTVTTLLGTHQTDLVIFATGIVPNSEIAVSAGIEVSGKGLIRTDKYLRTSDPDIYAAGDVAESNNLVTGKPGWFPLAQVSNKMGRAVGSSVGGAMTVFPGSLGTTLVKILDYEVGFTGLNEKEAEKNGFQWASTYIKAGSRAKYYPGGSEVWIKIIYDKNSSRLLGSQVISKDAGAWRLNVLATAIQAKFTLDELFFDDIGYSPPFDPVWDPIIVAASVARRI